A portion of the Herpetosiphon gulosus genome contains these proteins:
- a CDS encoding GIY-YIG nuclease family protein, translating into MDDQLIPLLRPTTIMPVAKLIDQLATIPAESGMYGWWFKTLPPQVPSAGCWQVDDWTLLHIGISPSGHNPKTTRHLRQRLNDHLSGGANRSTLRMSLGCLLSEQLNLRLAPHGASKYLTFGAGEQRLSRWLTQHTGVSWMLHAQPWELKPMILKQYVLPLNIKANDHPFVATLKHLREQARLRVVRG; encoded by the coding sequence ATGGACGATCAATTGATCCCACTGTTGCGGCCTACAACGATTATGCCTGTAGCAAAGCTAATCGATCAACTCGCTACTATTCCGGCAGAATCAGGGATGTATGGCTGGTGGTTTAAAACGCTTCCGCCGCAAGTTCCCAGCGCAGGCTGTTGGCAAGTTGATGACTGGACATTGCTACACATCGGAATTTCTCCCTCTGGCCATAACCCAAAAACGACCCGCCATTTGCGTCAGCGCTTGAATGATCATTTGTCTGGTGGTGCTAATCGTTCGACCTTGCGCATGAGTTTAGGCTGTTTGTTGAGCGAACAACTGAATTTACGTCTGGCTCCCCATGGAGCGAGTAAATATTTAACGTTTGGCGCTGGTGAGCAGCGGTTATCACGCTGGTTAACGCAACATACTGGGGTTTCATGGATGCTGCACGCCCAACCTTGGGAGCTTAAACCTATGATTCTTAAACAATATGTACTCCCACTCAATATTAAAGCTAATGATCATCCGTTTGTTGCGACGCTCAAGCATTTGCGGGAGCAGGCAAGGCTGCGAGTGGTTCGCGGCTAG